Below is a genomic region from candidate division TA06 bacterium B3_TA06.
ACTTCCCGGTAAAGATGTCAAACGGTCTGGTGGAGATGTTCACTGGCTATCGTGTGCAGCACAACAACGTGATGGGTCCCTACTCGGGCGGACTTCGCTTTCATCCCTGGGTTGATCTGGGAGAGATGCGCGCGCTTGCTACTGTGATGACGTGTAAGGCGGCTATCGCCGGTATCCCATTCGGCGGGGCTGCAGGCGGGATCCAGTTCAACCCCTCTGACTACAACTCCTCTGATGTGGAACGAATCACCCGCCGCTTTACCTACTCACTTGGCTCGAACATCGGAGCGGAGTACGACATACTCACCTCGGACGTGAACACAAACCCCCAAACTATGGCCTGGATACTGGATACCTACCTCTCTACCATGCCTCCGGAAAAAAGGCAGGCCAAAACACACGTGGTCACCGGCAAACCCATCCACCTGGGCGGCAGCGTCGGACACGACAAAGCAGCGGGCCAGGGGCTTGTCTTTGCCATCGAGGAATGGGCAGCTGGTCACCGTTTCGATCTTGAGGGTGCTGCCTACACGGTTCAAGGATTCGGAAGTGTAGGTGTTTGGACCTCCATCTTGCTCAATCAAAAAGGAGCAAAACTCGTTGCCGTTGAGGATACCTCTGGGCCCATCCTTAACCCGGATGGAATTGATCCTGAAGACCTTTTCGCCTACGACAAGGAGAACGGACGCATAGCAGGCTACCCCAATGCAAAACCGATAGATCACGAGGCCTTCCTTGCTACAAAAGCCGATATATTCATCCCAGCCGCGTTGGAGTATCA
It encodes:
- a CDS encoding glutamate dehydrogenase yields the protein MMKKETGFYGDVLEGLHNAADLMKLDCEVLKILTKTTNEITVNFPVKMSNGLVEMFTGYRVQHNNVMGPYSGGLRFHPWVDLGEMRALATVMTCKAAIAGIPFGGAAGGIQFNPSDYNSSDVERITRRFTYSLGSNIGAEYDILTSDVNTNPQTMAWILDTYLSTMPPEKRQAKTHVVTGKPIHLGGSVGHDKAAGQGLVFAIEEWAAGHRFDLEGAAYTVQGFGSVGVWTSILLNQKGAKLVAVEDTSGPILNPDGIDPEDLFAYDKENGRIAGYPNAKPIDHEAFLATKADIFIPAALEYQITAQTAPKLNVKLVVEGADCPCDRDGSKILKERGIEVLPDILCNSGGVIVSYFEWLQNKRSELWELEEVDRKLQNKMKDAYHRVRDRAAEFNTDWCTAARIEALTRLERIYKRRGIFP